The DNA window TCCTCAGCTGTCCTCGCGGTTACTCATGGACGGATCTCTTACAGTAATATTATATTAGTAGCCTATATTATCCGAtagattattatttttgtattactCAATATTAGACTGTACTAAACGAGGATCGTCAGATACAGTGCTGCGTGCTCATGCCTGGCACCACATTATCACACACGCCACAACTTCTTTTTACACTCAAGTTCAAGCAGTAATGGCCTGGGGCACTCTGTGTGGTACACTCATGAAGTTGGATGACCCACATGATCGCATGTCCCAGCTGCTTTGGGATTCATCACCTCAGAGAAGCCATGTCTGACCCCTGTGTGCATTGTAGTCTGTTCACCGTACAACAGCGGCAGGGACGCCTTGCGGGGCTCAGTGGGAATGAGGACTGTCTTGTCTCCTCTGCATCTGCCCAGCCACTTACCCAGACGATGCCTCCCTGCCTACCTCACAACCAGACCCACCTGCCTCCCCTCTGGATGGAGAGGCAGACCCACCGGCCTCCCCTCTCTCGAGAGAGGTGGACGCTCTTTCTCTTGCTGCTACTGATGCCCTGTCTCCTCTGGACACTGAAGACATCTCACTTCCGGAAGATCATGCTGCTTTTGACTCTCTTGCAACAGGAAGCGGCAGGGAGTCAGAGGATGTAGCAGAGCCCTCGATATTCACTGCCACTTCTGGGAAGTGCCATACGGATGGCTCTAGCAAAACTTAATTTGGAACTTCTTTCCCTGGCTATCATGCGGACAAATTGCCCCTGCCGCTTACCTGCTCGTAGCAGCGATCTGGTTATTCCTCATTGTGAGGACTTCACAAAGATGTTCACTGAGGCCTTGAAGGAGGCGAATACTTGTAGGATGGACCACCCTACTGGGCTGCTAGTGTCCATGGCAGAGCCaggctcgggggggggggggcccagCCCCTGTGCCAGCAGTAGAATCAGGAGTAGTTTCCCTGATTGTTTCGCCTGAGGAGGCTCTTCACGCAGATCCACGATGCCCTAGCCCTGAGTGCAGGCGCACTGACCGCCTAGTGTGCAGAGCTTGTAATACCCAGGCAATGATGGGCCGGGTCCTGGACACTATTCTAAAAGCCCGTGCCCCATCTACACGATTGCTGTACGATAatagaaatatttttcaatGTGGTGCTCTGGACGCAACATTGACCCACTAACATGCCTTGCTGGGGAATATCCTGAAATTTCTGCAGGGCTCGTTGCAGGCTGGTCACTCTGTGTGCACTCTGAGGGGTTATGTGGCAACAATGTCAGCCTATAGGGGCCCAGTTGAGGTGTTGAGGTGTCCCCAGTAGGGGGGCGTAAGATGATTGTGGCCTTCTTGAAAGGCGCGAGACATTTGAATCCACCTTGCAAATGTTCAGTTCCTCAGTGGGACCTCAATATTGCGTTCGACAGCCTATGTGTCACCCCCTATGAGGCTctgggagagacagacatcaAGTGGCTTTCAATGAGAACAGCGTTCCTGGTTGCAGCTGCTTCAGCACAGAGAGTTAGTAAGCTGGACGCACTCTCTGTCAGCCCACAGTGTCTGCAGTGGGGGCCAGAGCACTCATGAGTGACGTTATGGCTAAACCCTGCATTCCTACCTAAAGTCCTGGGTCCAGAGTATGTCAGCTGACCCATTACGATTCCTGCTTTGAACTCTTTCGACGATACACTGAATGCGGCCCTTTGCCCTGTCAGGGCACTTAGACAATATGTGGCAGCTACAAGAGGTTGGCGGGCCAACGACCAGTTGTTTGTATGTCCTAGTGATGGATGCAATGGACCAGCCTCGTGGAAGGACAGGTTAGCTCACTGGATTACAGACGCTGTTACTTATACTCGTCTACTGGTCGTGACACACCCGGGCCTGTGAAATGTCATTCCACTCGTGCAGTGCCTACTTCCTGGGCTGCGCTGTGGGGAGCAAGCCTAATGGATATTTGCACTGTCGCAACATGGATGTCATCATGACATTTTCAAGATTCTGTCGGATTAATGTCGCCGCTTCTAGTTCCCCGTTTTTTGTGTGCAGGCAGTGTTCAGCATCACTCCATCTGATCATGACCATGTGACTCCTGCTGTGCATCCCAGCAGGTCTCATTTGTCACTTATGTGTGAGCCTTGATGCGTCCGCCTGATtgacaaaaacacaattaaaaccCCTATGTCTGTTaatcctctgctctgtgccATGTGAAACAGGAACACCCTATACATGTGTTGGAGCCCTCGTGACAGCTTGGGTATAAGTCTTCCACACAATCTAAACCATGCCATCTGGCAGTGTGGAGACAAGGAAGTAGAACGCTGGTTACGTATGTAACCGTGGTTCAATGTCTGGTGGAAGACCACCAGATTTTCAGGTGACTCAGGCCTCTGGTTCTGGTGAGAAATGCTCCCAGCATTGACTGACGTGAGCACTGGACTATATTGTCTACGTCACGTCatgtgtcacaaaatgacaactTGGGTGTAAGCTCTCAGCAATCGATGCAGCTTCATTTAGACTGTTTCCACTCAGTCTAAACTGCATCATATGCCAGCTGTAGAACCACAGTTACATATGTAACCAGCATTATGTTGTTCAgtggttttttgtgtgtatgtgtgtgtgtgtgtgtgtgtgtgtgtgtgtgttttgtttgtttggtgtttttgcgcgcgcacgtgtgtgtgcttgctacgttctttgtttggtgtttgattgagtgtgtgtgtgtgttgttgcttgagtgtgcgtttgtgtgtgttatgatgtttgtttggagtgtgtgtgtgtgtgtgtgtgtgtggtgtttgtttaatgtttgaCTGCGTGCATGcctgtcaaattaaaatgactgaaatctGTGAGGTCAGTGATTGAAGTCCGTGAGCCAcccccactgcccccccccccccacacacacaaacaaaggacAACACGTGCAAGCATGTTGTTACATTTGCACGGCATTTACGGAACATACTCACTATATACTGAAACACTGTTGACCAGTATAACTGCTGCGCAGACGTAGTGGGCCGCGCAGACGTAGTGAGCCGCGCAGACGTAGTGAGCCGCGCAGACGTAGTGGGCCGCGCAGACGTAGTGAGCCGCGCAGACGTAGTGAGCCGCGCAGACGTAGTGGGCCGCGCAGACGTAGTGAGCCGCGCAGACGTAGTGAGCCGCGCAGACGTAGTGGGCCGCGCAGACGTAGTGAGCCGCGCAGACGTAGTGAGCCGCGCAGACGTAGTGGGCCGCGCAGACGTAGTGGGCCACGCAGACGTAGTGGGCCGCGCAGACGTAGTGAGCCACGCAGCACGAACACGGCGGTCACTTGCACCGTGCAGCAGTCTATTGTAATGATTAGGTCTGTTCTATGCTACTGAGTGTGAAAATCCGTGAGATTTAACGAGACCCGTGAGAAGTGAGACGTGGGTAATGTTGAAGTCTCCTGGAAAAAATGGGAGACgtgacaggtctgtgtgtgtgtgtgtgtgtgtgtgtgtgtgtgtgttatgttgtttgtttggtgtttgacTGCGCATTTCTGTGCTCTCACAGATATGTCACCATCAGCTCTCTGTCGTTCAGTCCTGATGCCCAGTTCCTGTGCGCTTCCAGCAACACAGAGACCGTTCACATTTTCAAACTGGAGCATCACGGCCCGAGGTGCAgcacactgaaatacacactcactgacactgcctcaacacacacacactaacacacacactaacaacacTGTAACTCACAGTAACACTACTgctacacagtcacacacacactcactcactcattttgtgtgtgtgtgtgtgtgtgtgtgagacagtggtgAGGAGGAGTCTCCTACCTGGTCGGCATATGTTGGGAAGATGTTCTCTGCAGCGAGCAGTTACCTCCCAGCCCAGGTGTCAGGCATGATGAACCAGGACCGAGCCTTCGCCACTGTCCGCCTTCAGACGGCCGGGCAGAAACACGTCTGTGCCCTCGCTACGTGAGTGCCCACTCTACACAGCGCCGGTCGCTCCCGACAACGTCCtcaaaatactgaaatacacacactcacacacacacactcatgccctcacacatagacatacacacacactcacacacacacacactcacgccctcacacatagacatgcacacacactcacacatagacatacacacctGATCCTGTTTTCAGTATAGGACCACAGtaatcagagtgtgtgtgtgtgtgtttgtgtatgtgtgtgtgtttgaggaaatGCTTGTTTCTGTGGGAGGTCATTTCTGTGTGGTCCTGTGCTATAGAGCTTGTTCTGTTGAGCTGACTTTAAcctgctgactgtgtgtatgtttttgtgaatCACATTGGATGATATTCGTCACGGAGACGCTAGGTACAAATGAACTTCTGTGACCTCGCTGCTTTGTGTATGCAGTGGGTCCAGTAGATTTCCCATTAACAGTGGAATCTtcccaacagacagacagacagttaaaacagactgaaaaatgcTTTGTGATCTTCAGTGTTCACTCATTAATGAACCTCCCCACATGTGAGGCTATTCAATTTCTCCTCTCAGAATCCAGAAACTTCCGCGGCTGCTGGTGGCCTCATCTGACGGACATCTGTTCATTTACAATGTTGACCCTCAGGAGGGGGGTGAATGCACCCTCGTGCACAGTCACAGGTGGGCTTTCACTTATTAAAGCAAATGACTGCAACTACTGTCAGCAATGCCCCTCATTTGTGACGGCGTCAGAATCACTTGGTCACTTCTTTGCCCTTCGGTCTTCTCAGCCCACTGCTCCCCACGGCAGTGAACTCACGTTACCTATGGCCCACAGGCTCTTCGGCACGGACGAGCAGAGGCAGGAGGTGGACGGCTCAGACGGTATGACGGTACCACCCCCATGCCAGTCTTACGCTGCCACTGTTGCCATGCCAGTCTCTGGACCTGTCACAGCAACTCTTACAGGTATAAACCATCACCATGCCCGCTGATTGCACTGGCTCACTCACGCACAGcaactcacaaatacacatctGACCATCTGCATCAGAGACATAGAACTGCGATGACCACATACTCACAGAGACCCACACTCAAGACATATACTCACGgagacacatactcacagaggCATGTACTCatagagaaacacactcacaaagatgtatattcacagacatgcactcacagagacacatgctcGCAGAGACATatactcacagatacacactcacagatacatatactcacagacacccacactcacagagacacactgtcaTAAAGACTCACgcttacagagacacacattcacagagacatatactcacagacacacactcacagatgcatTTACTCACATTGACATCCACTCACAGAGACACGACAGACACTGACAGGCACCTATACAGACAGGGACATAAATTGCATTCGTGTGCCCGCCACACTGttagtcaaaaacacacacacatttatggtTTAACAGTCATGGTTTAACAGGCTACCACGTGTCCCCTCAGACACACGTGGGGCCACCCACTGCTTCTTTTCAAGAGACCATGTAGGGTCTCTGTGGGAAACTGTGATGCACGTGGAGGTTCACACTTCCCAGGTCTGCCCACCGCTAATCCAGTGCACTGCCCGCCCGATCAGTGCGGGTCACTGGTGCAGCAGTCGGGATCTGATCCCCCATCAGCCCCCCTCCTGTGAACACCGCcaactgtgtttgtatggacgCCCAGCCAAGCCAGAGTCACCGCAGAGACTCTGCAGTTAAAGCAAGGACTCTGCAGTGGTGGGCTAACGTCTCTCTACTCTGCCCCCCGAGTGCACACGGCATACAGTGTCCTTCTCATGCTTTTCTTATCAAAGTGGGGACCAGCAATTGTTTTCACAAGTTTCCCTCATTAAATCCTCAAGGGGAGATTTTGTCCACGCAATGCTACAGAAACCtaaatctccacacacacacacacacacacacacacacgcgggtgcacgcatgcacacacacacacgcacacacatacacacacacacacatacacatacacacacacacacgcacgcagagtgttacagtgtatGTTTTCCCTTCTCCCTACCTCCATTCCGTCTCCTAGGTTACTCGGAGGATGGAGGAGCCAAAAAGGGGGAGGTTATCCCTGAGCACGAGTTTGCTGCGGGACCAGTGTGTCTGGACGACGAGACGGAGTTCCCTCCCGTGAGCATTCCGAATTCCTAAGTCCCACTGTCTGACGGTACCAGAGCACACGGCTCAGCCCAGTCCTGAGACCACGCCCTCTACACGTGTTCTGACTGCCCGCAGCCCATCAGGCTACATTTCAGTTCctgtcaatctttttttttgtccctccgTACAAACTTGTGTCAAGGCCTTTATAGGAAACAGGAGTACAGATTCTCATCTCATTAAACATTCTCTCATCTCCTGCCTCTAGTTAGAGAAAACATACCTCATCACCTCAAGATCAATGCACAGGATCAACCACCACATTGACATAGAAATGACATTGTGCAGCTATTTACCCTCTTGTGTAAAGCAGTATATCTGAAAAGGTACATACTCCAATCGTAGGCAGGTATGTGGTGTTAGTGATATTACAGTGTACTGACAGTTTGTAAATCATTTCACGGTGGTTGCATTAGCAGGACCACGGAGAGGGAAATGGTATTTGGTTTAGTCAGCCACAGTGGTCAAGCTAGTTCCCACTGGAAACCAGACACCAAGAATAGCCTCACTTGACTGTGGATGACACACATGGAAGTAGCGGAAATAGCCTTTTATCCACTGAGGCATTTCTCAGCAGTCGTTGagaaactgtttctctctcattggtcATTTGACAGGCGGATTACCTGTATCagcaaactgatcaaacaaatcATCAGAAGTAAGATATCCAGTGAGACTCTGTGTCTGGTCATGGAGGATAACAGATGAATAATGTGTGTAGTAAAGCATGTTTAAGGCTAACTGTTTTGTCTTGAGATTTTCATAACAGacattttattctgtgtgtagAGCCTGTCGCATCCCTGGCTCCttccagttttctctgtgtaaacTGTTGATCTTCCCCTGTGTTTGGAATGATGTCAggacagttttctctgtgtaaacTGTTGATCTTCCCCTGTGTTTGGAATGATGTCAggacagttttctctgtgtaaactgtcagtgtttgcctgtgtttggAATGACGTCAAATGCTAACGGTTACAACCATGAGAAAAGCTACATACTTTAAAACTCACAAAAGTTAAAGTACACAGATTAAACTCTCAAAAAATCAGATTGAAGTACTTCCTTTAATCTGACAGTTTATTATTGGGCAAACTGGGAGTGTTATGCTAATCCTCAAATCACTGTTTAGTTTTGATTGTAAAAGACTTTGCCAGAGTCTGACATGAGGGGACAGGATCAATATTAAACAAATTGAACCAAATATTGATTATGCTGATAACAGCGAGGACAGTGAGCCTTTGACTCATAAGGTCTTGTTTATGTGCTGTTAGTAGAAGGATGACCCTCAAACGTCAGTGACAGGAAACCAGCGCTCCAGTGGTGTAGTGCTACATTAGCTCCACTAGGGGTCCCAGATCTTCTAATACACTTGTAGAGGACTAGTATTTTTCATAGTTTGAAGCTCTTGGATTATGTGCAGAATTCAAATGTATCTGTAGTTAGTAAGGAGAGTGATGAGCAGTGTATTACTGACTTGTCTGATCTCCTGTTGCattcattgattgattgattgattgattgattgatgatTAATGATATGCAGCCAAAAGACTGTTGCATATTACTGGGTCTACTAAACCACCAAGTCAAACCAAAAGACCTTTATGATGTGCCAGATAAGTGTGGTATAGAGTACAGATTTTGTTTGGCACACATACTGAGCACATACTGAACACATTCTGAACATATTAAGCTGGACATGTTTAATATATTGAGCCAGTGTTTTTCACTGGAGTACAAATGAGATTTAAGCAATTCATACATAAACAcgcatacaaacaaaacaaaaagaacctTGCTCAGCTTAAAGAATGCAAAAGTCTTTtcaccagtgaacacacacagaaaacctttTGTGTACACAGTTTGGCACCCAGCAGATGGGGAATGAGTGGGAGagtgtttagtttagtttagtttactgGAAGATTGTTATTGTTCTAAGGGCAGAACTCCTCCTAGGACTATGATCTCCATGACGACCACTCTCAAACAGCATGCTCACGACTGCCCTGTGCGGTCTGCTcactctgattggctctcaCAGGGCACAGTGAAGTCATCTGTTCACTTCACAGCGAAGTAACTAGCCCCTTCGATTCAAACTGCCAACTTCCCAATAATGCCTGTTATTCCAATAACGTCCGTTATTCCGACAGAGTTTATTCTCCAGACGTCATTCATCCATTTAGTCTCATTGACTTGTTTGGTCATCACGTCTCGTCAGTCTCCTAGACCCATGACCTCTCTCTCCTAATGTTTACATCTTTAAATTGAACCTGGATGCACAACGGTCTTACCGCATGAAGAAATGGTTTAGATTGAACAGTCAGATCTCAAATCCGGTCCAAGGAGAAGTTTGCCCTTAAACGGCTTTTACTAAACACCTCCCTttccaaaaacagaacagaaacaacaacaaaaaagcaataGCACGTGTCCCACGGGAAAAGCTGAACCATTTTTCCACTGCATAGGAAAAGCTGAACCATTTTTCCACTGCATAGGAAAAGCTGTGGCGTTCTCCACTGAGAGGAGACTGACTGTGGCTTGTCGTGCTCCGTACGGGCTATGCTATGTGTATAACACACCCGTAGCTGAGAGAAGAATAAAGCTCTGTTTTGGTTTCCGTTAGATAAATTGGTGTCGCGCTGGATCTGGGAGCGGCAGGGCCCGACGTCTCAGAGAGGGTAATGGACAGGCGGAGGTTTCGGCTGCAGCAGGACCAGGACCCCAGACTAAATCAAACTAATTTTCAGGGTGCTAAATTATTTCACAAGAGTTGAAATGCAAAACTTTTCACTTCAAAGAGTCAGGGATTGGGTTGTTGTCCCTCCGATGCCTGACGGGTGTGTtatatgagcgtgtgtgtgtggggtgcatGACTGAACTATAACCACATTTATAATATTaacttgaaaaatgttttaattcattaatttgtATTAGTGTAGCATATTGTTATTTCAATCCTAACATCCTTGTATTTTAACCATAATGATAaggcattattattattgttattattgttttttttattattattattatgtgtatttgttgtatTGACAATTAAGACATGTTTACATGTTGTCGGTCAGAGTAAGGGCAGCATTCTGTTTGTATGTGCCTATGACTTTATTTGCTAAGTATTTTGCAGATTGCACAagaccaaaaggaaaaaaaaaatccttagaGAATAGGAATGAAATTATGCAAAGAACTTTTCTCgtcctgtctctttttttttacctgtgctcTCACAAACTGCTGTTTAGTCTTCAGAGACTTTGGAAGAAAACTACTGAAAatgagtttttctcttttacgtTAGAGGTGTGCCACAAGACAGAGGTGGTTCTCTCTTGAAAGACAACCAAGGTGTTCCTTTTCCCTTTGGTATTTAGAGCTTTCACTTTATCATTCAGTGGACAATATTATTTAGACGAATCCGAAACCTTCAGTGGCTAAAGAACAGAGTAGTCTTTGACACACATCAGTAGTGTGCACTCAAAaccaaaactacacacactcacacacacacacacactcacacatgcacgcaccctcacacacactcacacacaaacacacacacactcacacgcacacacacgcacgcaccctcacacacacatacatgcacgcaccctcacacacacacacacgcaccctcacacacacacacacacacacaagcgcatgcgcaacatttatttatatctgtCATAATACAAGGAAGTTGTGTTAAGAGTAATTCACATGATACACTGTGAAGACCCAAAGGGGCAAATGCTTTTTAACCTTGTATCTTCAAAGTACTTTTAATGAAAAAGCAACATAACCACAGGGCCTAAGCACTTTAAACTGAACCTTTTCCACCGAATACAGGGGAGACAAAGTCCGTGTACCTAACCAAGCCTAATCTTTATGgccaaaatatttctttttctacaTCTGTCTCTATGACTCTGACCTAAGGCCAGTGTGCAGATCGGGGTTTTAACGTGTAAGTGTGCCAACTTACATAAGAAAACGTGTCAGAGGTCAAGACGGTACTCTGTGTGGATTTACATAATGAGTTGTTTGCAGATAAGCTGAGGTAAGAAGTTAAGGTCAGAGCACCTGTCTATATGACTGCTTGAGCTAGTTTTACCAGACAAGGAAAGGTGGGAGGGGCGGCACCTCAATGAGGACGTTTCATTTGCCAAATTTCCCTGAGGTGACTGGTTACAGACAAGTGCTTCCTTTCACAATGGCCTAGGTTTGGCTCTGTCGGCTGCATAGGAATCACCACCACATGCACGCTGGACCTCACACAACCCTCCCCCCAAAACTTCATGAACTTTTtgaaatacataaacatttagCATATTATTCTGTCTGTAAACCAGAGAGCTCCTTAAAAAATATTCCGAGAATTTCAggtctgtcttttctgtgttcatGTAAAGATTTCCGCCCTGAGGCAGTGGTACAAGATGCTTCAGCATTTTCATCCTACTAACGCTCCCGGAAGACAAACCTGAACGTGTGTGTAACCAACACATCTAAGTAACGCTCCCGGAAGACAAACCTGAACGTGTGTGTAACCCACACATCTAAGTAACGCTCCCGGAAGACAAACCTGAACGTGTGTAACCCACACATCTAACTAACGCTCGGAAGACAAACCTGAATGTGTGTAACCAACAAATCTAACTAACGCTCCCGGAAGACAAACCTGAACGTGTGTGTAACCAACACATCTAAGTAACGCTCCCGGAAGCCAAACCTGAATGTGTGTAACCAACACATCTAACTAACGCTCCCGGAAGACAAACCTGAACGCGTGTGTAACCAACACATCTAACTAACGCTCCCGGAAGCCAAACCTGAATGTGTGTAACCAAGACATCTAACTAACGCTCCCGGAAGACAAACCTGAACGTGTGTGTAACCCACACATCTAACTAACGCGCCCGGAAGACAAACCTGAACGTGTGTGTAACCCACAAATCTAACTAACGCTCCCGGAAGACAAACCTGAACGTGTGTGTAACCAACACATCTAACTAACGCTCCCGGAAGACAAACCTGAACGTGTGTGAAACCAACACATCTAACTAACGCTCCCGGAAGACAAACCTGAACGTGTGTGTAACCAACACATCTAACTAACGCTCCCGGAAGACAAACCTGAACGTGTGTGTAACCAACACATCTAACTAACGCTCCCGGAAGACAAACCTGAACGTGTGTGTAACCAACACATCTAACTAACGCTCCCGGAAGACAAACCTGAACGTGTGTGAAACCAACACATCTAACTAACGCTCCCGGAAGACAAACCTGAACGTGTGTGTAACCAACACATCTAACTAACGCTCCCGGAAGACAAACCTGAATGTGTGTAACCAACACATCTAACTAACGCTCCCGGAAGACAAACCTGAATGCGTGTGTAACCAACACATCTAACTAACGCTCCCGGAAGACAAACCTGAATGCGTGTGTAACCAACACATCTAACTAACGCTCCCGGAAGACAAACCTGAATGTGTGTAACCAACACATCTAACTAACGCACCCGGAAGACAAACCTGAACATGTGTGTAACCCACACATCTAACTAACGCTCCCGGAAGACAAACCTGAACGTGTGTGAAACCAACACATCTAACTAACGCTCCTGGAAGACAAACCTGAACGTGTGTGTAACCCACACATCTAACTAACGCTCCCGGAAGACAAACCTGAACACGTGTGTAACCAAGACATCTAACTAACGCTCCCGGAAGACAAACCTGAATGTGTGTAACCAAGACATCTAACTAACGCTCCCGGAAGACAAACCTGAACGCGTGTGTGACCAACACATCTAACTAACGCTCCCGGAAGACAAACCTGAACGTGTGTAACCAACACATCTAACTAATGCTCCTGGAAGACAAACCTGAACACGTGTGTAACCAACACATCTAACTAACGCTCCCGGAAGACAAACCTGAACGCGTGTGTAACCCACACAGGCTGCTCCCTCGCCCACTGCCACCTGTTTCGCAGTAAGAAATGTGAGCGTGTCAAAGTTGCAGCGAACAAGTGTGAAAACAACTCTTCATGTAGAAGAACTGTGCCATCTTTCTGCCCGTCTGCCTTTCTGACTGTCGTATCTCTCTGCCTATCTCCTCTCCTGTATGAGTCAATCAGTAATGAGTAAAACCGTGGAGGGAGAACATGTGAGCCAGGAGCTCCTCTGAGGACTATATCTGTTCTTTACATGAACATTTGACCTGGATCCTATTTACATTATCTGCTTTGTACTTCTCATTAGTCTGATATGGAGGCGCGAAAACCATGACACAAGGCCGAGTGAGTTGagcgaaaacaaaacaaaaccgttTTAAGGGTATTGCATTTACAGCCACCTAATCTCATTGGTCTTTCTGAAAAACAGGAGTCTTGGCTAATTTTCCACCAAATCCTTGTAACTGTACACTACTGAAAGGTCCAAATATGGCAAACAAGCCTTAAGCCATCTGTCTAAACAGTCTCTCCAGCAGAGAGCTGAGTTTGGTTAAACTGGTTTGAACTGGTTACACTCACACCCATGAGGCCTGAAGTCGCTGTTTCGTTTGTTTAACCAGTTGTGAAATAAATATCGATATATATTTGTAAGAATTTTCTGCAGCTGGACAACAACAGAGTTTGTTTTCAAGTAGCATGTAAACATAGTAACTTATGAGAACTAAAAGCAGTCTTCTTCATCTATAAACACTCTCTTCATTGGCCAATGACTCAGGAAAGAACCAGACATTTAACACTATTCCACGTTGCCTTCATATTTGAACCAGTGATCACTGAACcggtttaaaacaacacagatatgagctttctttatttatttatttcttttgctgATCAGCAAACACAGCCCTTTGTCAGGAAGAGAATTCCTTACAGCTTTTCTTTAAGGGTTGGGTGTTGACATTAAAGAGCAAAAGGTCAAATCGACGTGTTACGTAAAAAGGtcagcgagtgagagagagagatttcgcAGTGTTCTTGGCAGAAAACACAAGTAATAAAATCAAGCGGGAAATGAGGCTAAGAGTAGAATCTGGACAGACCGAGAGGGAGGGCAGACGTTTAAAGAGTGACAGCGTGGATTAAAGGGAAACCGCTGGGAGTGATAGGAGTGTGAAGAGTGAAAAGCCGTCTTACTGAGAAGACAGACAGCCCTGTCAGTCCAGCCCAGTCACTGCATGCTGTTTCACTGGGGAGATGAGCCCTCCATGCAGGCTCAGGACACCGACGCCCGACAGTCAAAAGATCAGTTTCACTACTTATTCAGAGTTCAGGGT is part of the Chanos chanos chromosome 13, fChaCha1.1, whole genome shotgun sequence genome and encodes:
- the wipi1 gene encoding WD repeat domain phosphoinositide-interacting protein 1, encoding METGEGADVPGGPLLCCASFNQDSTSLAVGTKTGYKLFSVTSVDKLDCIHDSAENPDVYIVERLFSSSLVVVVGQAMPRRMNVYHFKKGTEICNYSYSNTILAVRLNRQRLVVCLEESIYIHNIKDMKLLKTLLNTPPNPAGLCALSINHSNSYLAYPGNATIGEIIVYDANNLSTVTMIPAHDSPLAAITFNASGTKLASASERGTVIRVFSIPEGLRLFEFRRGMKRYVTISSLSFSPDAQFLCASSNTETVHIFKLEHHGPSGEEESPTWSAYVGKMFSAASSYLPAQVSGMMNQDRAFATVRLQTAGQKHVCALATIQKLPRLLVASSDGHLFIYNVDPQEGGECTLVHSHRLFGTDEQRQEVDGSDGMTVPPPCQSYAATVAMPVSGPVTATLTGYSEDGGAKKGEVIPEHEFAAGPVCLDDETEFPPINWCRAGSGSGRARRLREGNGQAEVSAAAGPGPQTKSN